One window from the genome of Mucilaginibacter ginsenosidivorans encodes:
- a CDS encoding oxidoreductase: MTKIWFITGSSRGLGRNLAEAVLAHGDTVAATARNPEQLKELIEKYPGQVLPLKLDVTSQEQIITAVDDTIRKFGRIDVLVNNAGFGIIGAAEAYTEEQVLSQLDTNLYAPIAITRAVLPYMRKQRSGRILQISSIGGRVGNPGLTMYQAAKFGLGGFTEALAKEVAPLGIFVTSVEPGGFRTEWMTASMTFAPEVEGYEKTVGARKALFTSPQFIPMGDPDKAAKAMIDLVESPEPPVHLVLGSEAVGMVKQANILRSEEMEKWLPVSLSTNADDAVNPLETEAGKAFFASQK; the protein is encoded by the coding sequence ATGACAAAGATTTGGTTTATAACAGGCAGCTCCCGCGGATTGGGACGCAACCTGGCAGAAGCAGTATTGGCCCATGGCGACACGGTTGCCGCCACGGCCCGTAATCCCGAACAATTAAAAGAGCTGATTGAAAAATACCCCGGTCAGGTACTTCCCTTAAAACTGGATGTGACCAGCCAGGAGCAGATCATCACTGCTGTTGATGACACCATCCGGAAATTCGGGCGGATAGATGTGCTGGTAAACAACGCCGGGTTCGGTATCATTGGCGCTGCCGAAGCTTATACAGAGGAGCAGGTATTGAGCCAGCTGGACACGAATTTATACGCACCCATTGCCATAACACGGGCGGTATTGCCTTACATGCGTAAACAGCGTTCGGGCCGGATATTGCAGATCAGCTCGATAGGGGGCAGGGTGGGCAACCCCGGCCTGACGATGTACCAGGCCGCAAAATTTGGCCTGGGTGGTTTTACCGAGGCATTGGCCAAAGAAGTGGCGCCGCTGGGCATATTTGTTACCAGTGTCGAACCCGGTGGCTTTCGTACGGAATGGATGACCGCATCCATGACCTTTGCGCCCGAGGTGGAAGGCTATGAAAAAACAGTTGGCGCACGTAAAGCGTTATTTACCAGTCCCCAGTTTATACCCATGGGCGACCCGGACAAAGCAGCAAAAGCGATGATCGATTTGGTTGAAAGTCCGGAACCGCCGGTGCATTTGGTATTGGGAAGCGAAGCCGTAGGCATGGTAAAGCAGGCCAATATTTTAAGGAGCGAGGAAATGGAAAAATGGCTGCCGGTAAGCCTTTCCACCAACGCCGACGACGCTGTAAATCCGCTGGAAACGGAAGCGGGTAAAGCTTTTTTTGCTTCGCAGAAATAA
- a CDS encoding response regulator, giving the protein MNIDFSFIIIDDSELDRFVTQKFLELSTKYTAIKAFENAEHALETIRENADGNSPVPTIILLDLQMPFMNGFDFVEQFEKFPNEVKNNYRIVILTILTSASNPADIYKVLTYPTVSRIIEKPLTKEKLQSLLIQV; this is encoded by the coding sequence ATGAATATAGATTTTTCTTTTATAATAATTGATGATAGCGAACTCGATCGCTTTGTGACTCAAAAATTCCTTGAACTTAGTACTAAATACACTGCCATTAAGGCTTTTGAGAATGCCGAACATGCATTGGAAACAATACGTGAGAATGCCGACGGGAATAGCCCTGTTCCAACGATAATTTTGCTTGATTTGCAAATGCCGTTTATGAATGGGTTTGATTTTGTTGAACAATTTGAAAAATTCCCGAACGAGGTCAAAAATAATTATCGGATCGTCATATTAACTATACTGACGTCTGCAAGTAATCCGGCTGACATATATAAGGTACTAACTTACCCGACGGTAAGCAGGATCATCGAAAAACCCCTTACAAAAGAAAAGCTGCAGTCGCTGCTTATTCAGGTGTAA
- the mltG gene encoding endolytic transglycosylase MltG, which produces MTGEKKSSGMTKKIIIALVIVLILSLGLTGVFYYIRYYGPNVTNKQEYLYIHTGATYADVYKTIQDEGIVKDTAAFNVSAHNMRYINRVKPGRYHLHPGMGNRRLINMLASGSQEPIQLSFHNLRLKEDFAGFVSKKIEPDSVSILRLLDSDQFLQQYGFTRDNVYAVFIPNTYQLYWNTTPEKFFKRMYANYEKFWTPERKQQAKEINLTPVEVSVLASVVDAEALHDDEMPTIAGLYLNRLKKGMKLESDPTVIFALHDFTIRRVLNRYLSYNSPYNTYLHTGLPPGPIMMPSVNALDAVLNYKKTDYIYMCAKEDFSGYHNFATNQADHLINARKFQQALNERNIKK; this is translated from the coding sequence ATGACCGGGGAAAAGAAATCGTCAGGTATGACCAAAAAGATCATCATCGCCCTGGTGATCGTTTTAATTTTATCGTTAGGGCTTACAGGTGTCTTCTATTATATAAGATATTACGGGCCGAATGTTACCAATAAACAGGAATACCTGTACATCCACACCGGTGCGACCTATGCCGACGTATATAAAACCATACAGGATGAAGGAATAGTAAAGGATACCGCTGCCTTTAACGTTTCGGCACATAACATGAGGTATATTAACCGGGTAAAACCGGGGCGCTACCACCTGCATCCCGGAATGGGCAACCGCCGCCTTATCAATATGCTGGCCTCGGGTAGCCAGGAGCCTATTCAACTGTCATTTCATAATTTAAGGCTGAAGGAAGATTTTGCCGGATTTGTTTCCAAAAAGATCGAACCCGACTCGGTTTCCATTCTTCGCCTGCTTGATTCAGATCAATTCCTACAACAATACGGGTTCACGCGCGATAACGTTTACGCGGTGTTCATACCCAACACCTACCAGCTTTACTGGAACACTACACCCGAAAAGTTTTTCAAAAGGATGTACGCCAACTATGAAAAATTCTGGACACCCGAACGCAAACAACAGGCTAAGGAAATTAACCTTACACCTGTCGAGGTTTCAGTTTTAGCTTCAGTGGTGGACGCCGAAGCATTGCACGATGATGAAATGCCCACCATAGCAGGGCTCTACCTGAATCGCTTAAAGAAAGGCATGAAACTGGAGTCGGATCCAACGGTAATATTTGCCCTCCACGATTTCACGATAAGGCGTGTGCTTAACAGATACCTTTCGTATAATTCGCCATACAACACTTACCTGCATACGGGTTTGCCACCCGGCCCTATTATGATGCCTTCGGTTAATGCATTGGATGCTGTGCTTAATTACAAAAAGACCGATTATATTTATATGTGCGCCAAAGAGGATTTTTCGGGATATCATAATTTCGCTACTAACCAGGCCGATCATTTGATCAATGCCCGCAAATTCCAGCAGGCGCTGAACGAGAGAAATATCAAAAAGTAA
- a CDS encoding acyl-CoA thioesterase produces MFEHTTKVRVRYGETDQMGYMYYGNYAEFYEVGRVEMLRSLGMTYSGMEASGIMMPVLEMHCKYLKPALYDEEISIKVIMAKMPGVKIHFKYELYNPNKELINIGETLLAFINMKTNRPCLPPQDFIDGLKPFFQ; encoded by the coding sequence ATGTTTGAGCATACCACCAAAGTACGTGTACGATACGGCGAAACTGACCAGATGGGCTATATGTATTATGGTAACTACGCCGAATTTTACGAAGTGGGCCGTGTTGAAATGTTGCGCAGCCTGGGGATGACCTATAGCGGCATGGAGGCATCGGGTATTATGATGCCGGTGCTCGAAATGCATTGCAAATATCTGAAACCAGCTCTGTACGACGAGGAAATCAGTATTAAAGTCATCATGGCGAAGATGCCCGGAGTGAAAATTCACTTTAAGTACGAGCTGTATAACCCTAATAAAGAGCTGATTAATATCGGCGAAACCCTATTGGCGTTCATTAACATGAAGACCAATCGTCCCTGCCTGCCCCCGCAGGATTTTATCGACGGACTAAAGCCCTTTTTTCAGTAG
- a CDS encoding D-alanine--D-alanine ligase, with amino-acid sequence MSRKNIALLAGGFTGEYEVSINSAQNIKANLDGSKYNVYTILITRDRWFYESEDRKIDVDKNDFSLALKGERIKFDFAFITVHGTPGEDGKLQGYFDMLDIPYNTCDATTSAITMNKAYTKAIVHGIHGLNTARSIQLFKTGIHEAANVVSSLKFPLFIKPNNGGSSVGMSKVQNVAGLHDAFERAFKEDDQILVEEFIKGREFSIGVARLKGHITVLPATEIISSKDFFDYEAKYTPGVSKEITPADLDAEMNEKIANIVTEVYLRLNCKGMVRIDFIILENTNDFYFIEINTTPGQSANSLVPQQVRAMGMDVGEFYGELIEGAM; translated from the coding sequence ATGTCACGCAAAAATATCGCCCTTTTAGCCGGAGGATTTACCGGCGAATACGAAGTTTCCATTAACAGCGCCCAAAACATCAAAGCCAATTTGGACGGTTCGAAATATAATGTTTATACCATCCTGATAACCCGCGACCGCTGGTTTTATGAATCGGAAGACAGAAAGATTGATGTGGATAAGAATGATTTCAGCCTGGCACTGAAAGGGGAGAGGATCAAATTTGATTTCGCTTTTATTACTGTGCACGGCACACCGGGAGAAGATGGTAAACTGCAGGGCTATTTTGACATGCTGGATATCCCATATAACACCTGCGACGCCACAACATCAGCCATCACCATGAATAAGGCCTATACAAAAGCCATTGTTCATGGCATACACGGGCTGAACACAGCGCGCTCCATTCAGTTATTCAAGACCGGTATACACGAGGCTGCCAATGTGGTATCATCCCTTAAATTCCCGCTGTTTATTAAGCCGAACAACGGTGGTAGCAGCGTAGGCATGAGCAAGGTGCAAAATGTTGCCGGGCTGCACGACGCTTTTGAAAGGGCCTTTAAAGAGGACGACCAGATTTTGGTGGAGGAATTTATCAAAGGGCGCGAGTTCAGTATCGGTGTGGCACGCTTGAAGGGACATATCACCGTATTGCCGGCAACCGAGATCATCAGCTCGAAAGACTTTTTTGACTACGAGGCCAAGTACACGCCCGGTGTGTCCAAAGAAATTACACCCGCCGATTTGGATGCCGAAATGAATGAAAAGATAGCCAATATCGTAACCGAGGTTTACCTGCGGCTCAATTGCAAGGGTATGGTGCGCATCGACTTTATCATCCTGGAAAATACCAACGACTTTTATTTTATCGAGATCAACACCACCCCCGGCCAATCTGCCAACAGCCTGGTGCCGCAGCAGGTAAGGGCAATGGGCATGGACGTCGGTGAGTTTTACGGTGAACTGATAGAAGGAGCTATGTAA
- the ppsA gene encoding phosphoenolpyruvate synthase: MKKTLYVLDFDGIDKSKFMAVGGKGANLGELSGIKGIQVPRGFCITTNAYKKSIGNNHELNNLLDELTRFTAKERKEISEISAEIRMVIERISIADDIVEEIDGYLTKFGVESAFAVRSSATAEDLASASFAGQQDTYLNIIGKDAVLQHISKCWASLFTDRAVIYRIQNGFDHRKVYLSVVVQQMVFPQAAGILFTADPVTSNRKVSSIDASFGLGEAMVSGLVNADNYKVSDGRIIDKKISAKKLAIYALKDGGTKEQEIEPENQKPQALSDEQILQLERKGRKIEEHFGSPQDIEWCWADDTLYIVQSRPITTLYPIPEANDHENHVYVSVGHNQMMTDAIKPLGLSFWQLTTPRPMPIAGGRLFVDITAMLASPAGRETVLNVTLGKSDPLIKDALTTILERGDFVKSFPDEKKEPGAGKNNEAASPQNYQTLNDYDLTIVSDLIKRSQKSIKALKQNIQTKSGPDLFDFILEDIQQLKKINADPQSFGVIMSGMNASSWINEKMNEWLGEKNAADTLSQSVPNNVTSEMGLELLDVVDIIRPFPEVIEYLQHARNDNFLDELVKFNGGKETRDAIEDFLDKYGMRCAGEIDITKTRWSEKPSTLIPIILGHIKNFEPDAGKRKFEQGLQGYWKKEQELLDRLKQLPNGEQKAKEIKRMIDLIRNFSGYREYPKYGIVNRYFIYKQALLKEAERLVKAGFLQEKEDIYYLSFDELREAICTDKVDYQVIDKRKGEYKLYEKLTPPRVMTSDGEIITGRYKQENLPTEAIAGLAVSSGIIEGRARVILNMEDADLKDGDILVTTFTDPSWTPLFVSIKGLVTEVGGLMTHGAVIAREYGLPAVVGVEHATKLIKDGQRIRVNGTHGYIEIL; encoded by the coding sequence GTGAAAAAAACATTATATGTACTTGATTTCGATGGGATTGACAAATCAAAATTTATGGCTGTTGGAGGTAAGGGCGCTAATCTCGGAGAACTATCGGGGATCAAAGGTATACAAGTGCCCAGGGGGTTTTGTATTACCACCAACGCATATAAAAAATCAATCGGGAATAACCACGAGCTTAACAACTTGTTGGATGAATTAACTCGCTTTACGGCGAAAGAAAGGAAAGAAATCAGCGAGATCAGCGCTGAAATTCGCATGGTGATCGAAAGAATATCCATTGCTGACGATATTGTAGAAGAGATCGATGGCTATCTTACAAAATTTGGTGTAGAAAGCGCCTTTGCAGTGCGGTCGAGCGCCACAGCGGAAGACCTGGCATCAGCGTCCTTTGCGGGCCAGCAGGATACTTATTTGAATATCATCGGAAAGGACGCCGTATTACAGCATATCAGCAAGTGCTGGGCGTCGCTATTTACCGATAGAGCGGTAATTTACCGAATTCAAAACGGCTTCGATCACCGTAAAGTTTACCTCTCTGTGGTTGTTCAGCAGATGGTATTCCCGCAAGCGGCGGGCATTTTATTTACTGCTGATCCTGTGACATCGAACAGGAAAGTTTCGTCCATTGATGCCAGCTTCGGACTTGGCGAGGCCATGGTCTCGGGTCTGGTGAATGCTGATAATTACAAAGTATCTGACGGCAGGATTATCGATAAAAAGATATCTGCCAAAAAGCTGGCTATTTATGCTTTAAAAGATGGGGGCACGAAAGAACAGGAGATCGAGCCAGAAAATCAGAAGCCGCAAGCGCTTTCGGATGAGCAGATTTTACAGCTTGAGCGTAAGGGCAGAAAGATCGAGGAGCATTTCGGCAGTCCTCAGGACATCGAATGGTGTTGGGCTGATGATACACTTTACATAGTCCAAAGCCGGCCGATCACTACGTTATACCCGATCCCCGAAGCGAATGACCACGAAAACCACGTTTATGTATCTGTCGGTCATAACCAAATGATGACCGATGCCATTAAACCATTAGGGTTGTCTTTTTGGCAGTTGACAACCCCAAGACCGATGCCTATAGCCGGTGGGAGGTTATTTGTTGATATTACAGCTATGCTTGCTTCGCCCGCAGGCAGAGAAACTGTACTAAATGTCACCCTTGGAAAATCCGATCCGCTCATAAAGGACGCACTTACAACCATTTTAGAGCGGGGAGATTTTGTAAAATCGTTCCCGGATGAAAAAAAAGAACCCGGTGCCGGTAAAAACAATGAAGCCGCGTCACCCCAGAATTATCAAACACTTAACGATTATGATCTAACAATCGTTTCTGATTTGATCAAGCGCAGTCAAAAATCGATAAAAGCGTTAAAACAAAACATCCAAACGAAATCGGGACCGGATCTTTTTGATTTTATCCTGGAAGATATTCAGCAACTCAAAAAGATCAACGCTGATCCACAGAGCTTTGGAGTGATTATGAGTGGTATGAATGCTTCATCATGGATCAATGAAAAAATGAACGAATGGTTGGGTGAAAAAAATGCAGCCGACACGCTTTCTCAATCTGTGCCAAACAATGTTACCTCGGAAATGGGACTGGAGCTATTGGATGTTGTAGATATAATTCGCCCCTTTCCTGAAGTTATTGAGTATCTGCAGCATGCCAGGAATGATAATTTTTTGGATGAACTGGTTAAATTTAATGGCGGAAAGGAAACCCGGGACGCAATTGAAGATTTTCTCGACAAATACGGAATGCGATGTGCCGGAGAAATCGATATTACGAAAACCCGGTGGAGCGAAAAGCCAAGTACGCTTATCCCAATAATCCTCGGTCACATCAAAAACTTTGAGCCTGATGCCGGAAAACGGAAATTTGAGCAGGGGCTACAGGGATATTGGAAAAAAGAACAGGAGTTATTAGATCGGTTGAAGCAATTGCCGAATGGTGAACAAAAAGCCAAAGAAATAAAACGAATGATCGACCTGATTCGAAATTTTTCGGGTTACCGTGAATATCCAAAATACGGTATTGTTAATCGCTACTTCATTTATAAGCAGGCCCTTCTGAAAGAAGCAGAACGGCTTGTAAAGGCCGGTTTCCTTCAGGAAAAAGAAGATATCTACTATCTCAGTTTTGATGAACTGCGCGAAGCTATATGTACAGATAAGGTCGATTACCAGGTCATTGACAAACGAAAAGGCGAGTATAAGTTATATGAAAAACTAACCCCGCCACGTGTTATGACTTCCGATGGCGAAATCATTACCGGTCGGTACAAGCAGGAAAATCTCCCGACCGAAGCGATTGCAGGGCTGGCTGTTTCTTCGGGAATTATAGAGGGACGGGCACGTGTTATTTTAAACATGGAAGATGCTGATCTGAAAGACGGCGATATATTAGTGACCACCTTTACCGATCCCAGCTGGACGCCATTGTTTGTATCTATAAAAGGCCTGGTGACCGAAGTTGGCGGACTAATGACCCACGGGGCTGTTATCGCACGTGAATATGGCTTACCGGCAGTTGTTGGCGTAGAGCATGCTACCAAACTGATAAAAGACGGGCAGAGGATACGGGTGAATGGGACGCATGGATATATAGAAATACTATGA
- a CDS encoding hybrid sensor histidine kinase/response regulator, which produces MSINPIKVAEKVKVLYVDDEPDNLLGFKASLRLDYQIFTAEDVPRALVILEDNPEIRVIFSDQRMPGKTGVDFFEEIRRSYPLPIRIMLTAYTDVESIIAAINKGNIFRFVKKPWTEAEIIGAIDEANKFYLANSMLSVKNVELQKAYDELNKFAYSVSHDIRGPLSGILGAIDLANEIDDVAEMKEMLFLMKKSVKKMDAYVLSMHDYYSLQRGELKITEIDFKKVIGELKSIYSVLAKVNGVAFNISINQDGVFRSDYAPLRLIFNNLLSNAFKYQDRDSKNKSVEVIVEVAKSVATIYVKDTGIGILGSHVGEIFNLFYRSNSLEVGSGFGLYNVKSALIKLNGQIEVQSVLHQGTTFKVTIPSI; this is translated from the coding sequence ATGTCCATAAACCCAATCAAAGTGGCAGAGAAAGTAAAAGTATTGTATGTGGATGATGAGCCTGATAACCTGTTGGGCTTTAAGGCTTCATTGAGGCTCGATTACCAGATATTTACTGCCGAAGATGTACCCCGGGCCCTGGTTATTCTGGAAGATAATCCTGAAATCAGGGTGATTTTTTCTGACCAGCGGATGCCTGGCAAAACGGGCGTTGATTTTTTTGAAGAAATACGGCGCAGCTATCCCCTCCCGATACGCATTATGCTAACGGCGTATACTGATGTTGAGTCGATAATTGCTGCTATAAACAAAGGGAACATTTTCAGGTTCGTGAAAAAGCCCTGGACAGAAGCAGAGATTATTGGAGCAATAGACGAAGCCAATAAATTTTATCTTGCCAATTCGATGCTGTCTGTTAAAAATGTGGAACTGCAGAAAGCCTATGACGAACTGAACAAGTTTGCCTATAGTGTCAGCCACGACATCAGGGGACCATTGTCCGGGATTTTGGGGGCCATTGATTTGGCAAACGAGATCGACGATGTTGCCGAGATGAAGGAAATGTTGTTCCTGATGAAAAAATCAGTAAAAAAAATGGACGCATATGTTTTAAGTATGCATGACTACTACAGTTTGCAAAGAGGGGAATTAAAGATAACTGAAATTGATTTTAAGAAAGTTATTGGCGAATTGAAATCTATATATTCGGTACTCGCAAAAGTGAATGGGGTGGCGTTTAATATAAGTATTAACCAGGATGGGGTTTTCCGAAGCGACTATGCACCATTAAGGCTTATCTTTAACAATCTTTTATCGAATGCTTTTAAATACCAGGATAGAGACAGCAAAAATAAATCTGTTGAGGTGATTGTTGAGGTGGCTAAAAGTGTGGCGACAATTTATGTGAAAGATACCGGAATAGGTATTTTAGGAAGCCATGTCGGGGAAATATTTAACCTCTTTTATCGTTCAAATTCTTTGGAGGTAGGGTCGGGTTTTGGCTTATACAATGTAAAAAGTGCACTGATAAAACTAAACGGCCAAATAGAGGTACAATCCGTTTTGCACCAGGGGACAACCTTTAAAGTAACTATTCCTTCTATCTGA
- a CDS encoding GNAT family N-acetyltransferase: MNYDLQIEKITSKENIPFELLLLADETLEAIGKYINASDVYVAKQTGSTNPIAVFVLQLLNPAEIEIKNIAVATGFQRNGIGSCLIERIQQIAKQLGCVTIWVGTPDCATREISFYERNGFKKAGFKKNFFIDNYIEPIFDNGVLLKDMVMLSMEV; the protein is encoded by the coding sequence ATGAATTACGACTTACAAATTGAAAAAATAACATCCAAAGAGAATATTCCTTTCGAACTGTTGCTATTGGCCGATGAAACCTTAGAGGCTATCGGAAAATATATCAATGCTTCCGATGTGTATGTTGCAAAACAAACCGGCTCCACCAATCCAATAGCTGTTTTTGTACTGCAATTATTAAATCCCGCTGAAATTGAAATTAAAAACATTGCAGTGGCGACGGGCTTCCAGCGGAACGGTATCGGAAGCTGTCTAATTGAACGGATACAACAAATAGCCAAACAACTGGGCTGCGTTACCATCTGGGTTGGCACACCCGACTGCGCCACCAGGGAGATCAGTTTTTACGAAAGGAACGGCTTCAAAAAAGCCGGCTTCAAAAAGAACTTTTTCATCGACAATTATATCGAACCGATATTCGATAATGGTGTGCTGTTAAAGGATATGGTTATGTTGAGCATGGAAGTTTAA
- a CDS encoding response regulator, with protein MSASKITILYVDDEENNLFSFKATFRLKYRVLTALSGDEALKLLKANTVNIIITDQRMPEMTGVEFLEKVLKDFPDPIRILLTGYADMGAVVDAVNKGKIFHYISKPWNEDELDSTINRAYAEFLEKAQLKEMNEKLEGSNDQLEFLLRQKLLS; from the coding sequence ATGTCAGCAAGTAAAATAACTATTCTTTATGTAGACGACGAAGAGAACAATCTATTTTCGTTCAAGGCCACTTTCCGGCTAAAATATCGTGTACTAACGGCTCTTAGTGGCGATGAGGCTCTGAAGCTTTTGAAAGCTAACACGGTTAACATCATTATCACCGATCAGCGGATGCCTGAAATGACGGGGGTTGAATTTTTAGAAAAGGTATTAAAAGATTTCCCGGACCCCATACGAATTCTTCTAACCGGCTATGCTGACATGGGAGCGGTAGTCGATGCCGTCAATAAAGGAAAAATTTTCCATTACATTTCCAAACCATGGAATGAAGACGAGCTTGATTCGACCATCAATAGAGCTTATGCGGAGTTCCTCGAAAAAGCTCAATTAAAGGAAATGAATGAAAAGCTGGAAGGCTCAAATGATCAATTAGAATTTTTGTTAAGACAAAAGCTCCTTTCATAA
- a CDS encoding PASTA domain-containing protein: MSKFGSYLKTKSFRNTILLAIGSVIIVVLIAFYSLSYYTRHGSGIPVPKVTGIQIDKALDVLKGQGFGVSIDSVYVLDQAPGTVVEQDPDAGTNVKENRIIYLKIVKNLAPNVSLPDVMDVSYISAAATLSNYGLKIGDTTYKPDIARNHVLEVRFAGEKIEPGTKLPKGSKVDLVLGDGAGAGEVEIPDVMNQDFDAAKFAIKGAGLNVGLITYQGTITDSTNLVVVYQTPMRTDSLPKTALGTKINLTVTQGKKQ; this comes from the coding sequence ATGAGTAAATTTGGCTCCTATTTAAAAACAAAAAGCTTCCGCAATACTATCTTATTAGCTATCGGTTCGGTCATTATCGTTGTCCTGATAGCATTTTACAGTCTCAGCTACTACACACGCCACGGCTCGGGTATCCCGGTGCCAAAAGTAACAGGTATACAAATAGATAAAGCGCTGGATGTACTCAAGGGCCAGGGCTTTGGTGTCAGCATCGACTCGGTTTATGTGCTCGACCAGGCACCCGGGACCGTTGTTGAACAGGACCCTGACGCCGGCACCAACGTGAAGGAAAACCGTATAATTTATCTTAAGATCGTTAAAAACCTGGCACCCAATGTATCGCTCCCCGACGTAATGGATGTTTCCTATATCTCGGCTGCGGCCACCCTTTCAAACTATGGGCTTAAAATAGGTGACACTACTTACAAACCGGACATCGCACGTAATCACGTACTTGAGGTCAGGTTTGCAGGAGAGAAGATCGAACCCGGCACAAAATTACCTAAAGGTTCGAAAGTAGACCTTGTACTTGGCGACGGAGCCGGGGCAGGCGAGGTAGAAATACCCGATGTAATGAACCAGGACTTTGATGCGGCTAAATTTGCCATCAAAGGCGCCGGCTTAAACGTTGGGCTGATAACCTATCAGGGCACGATCACAGATTCGACCAACCTGGTAGTTGTTTATCAAACCCCTATGAGAACAGATTCGCTACCAAAAACTGCGCTTGGCACCAAAATAAATCTCACTGTCACACAAGGGAAAAAGCAATAA
- a CDS encoding YihY/virulence factor BrkB family protein — MKWLHRFLRRFVFYRYLVECTKYIEFPGFKPISLYTVAVFFFDELSRGTVANKASSLAYNFMLALFPATIFLFTLIPYIPIHHFQDNLLNLLEQIMPGDAYDAFQNTITDIVKNQNGKLFSFGFLTTLFFATNGVNRLMQAFNKSSLQTETRGYLRRRWVALVLTVVISVSLLVAVAIMIAGHKILIFLQSHIASSAHAWIFVIALLRWLIVILIFFVTVALLYRYGPAHKQRWKFLSPGAIVATGLAVLTSVGFTYYINNFSSYNKIYGSIGTLIVVMIWLYLNSLIILIGYELNASIELSKRSIKIVKPKFNTFRTGHTESKSNH; from the coding sequence ATGAAGTGGTTACATCGTTTTTTACGACGGTTTGTGTTTTACCGTTACCTGGTGGAATGTACCAAGTACATTGAATTTCCGGGTTTTAAACCTATTTCTCTATATACAGTTGCTGTTTTCTTTTTTGATGAATTGAGCCGGGGAACCGTCGCTAACAAGGCGTCGTCACTCGCTTATAATTTTATGCTGGCACTTTTCCCCGCAACTATATTCCTGTTTACGCTTATCCCCTATATACCTATCCACCACTTCCAGGACAACCTGCTAAATCTATTGGAACAGATCATGCCTGGCGATGCGTATGATGCCTTCCAGAACACAATTACCGATATTGTTAAGAATCAGAACGGTAAATTATTTTCGTTCGGTTTCCTCACCACTTTATTCTTTGCCACCAACGGCGTAAACCGCCTGATGCAGGCGTTTAATAAATCGTCGCTACAGACCGAGACGCGTGGCTATCTGCGTCGCCGGTGGGTGGCCCTGGTTCTTACCGTAGTTATCAGCGTATCCCTGCTGGTGGCTGTGGCCATTATGATAGCTGGCCACAAAATATTGATCTTCCTTCAATCGCACATTGCCAGCTCGGCTCATGCCTGGATATTTGTGATAGCGTTATTAAGATGGCTTATAGTAATACTTATTTTCTTCGTCACCGTGGCGTTGCTTTACCGCTATGGCCCCGCGCATAAACAGCGATGGAAATTTCTTAGTCCGGGTGCGATAGTGGCCACGGGGCTTGCGGTGCTTACATCAGTCGGGTTCACTTACTACATAAATAATTTCTCATCCTACAATAAAATATACGGCTCCATAGGTACGCTTATCGTCGTCATGATCTGGCTGTACCTCAACTCCCTTATCATACTGATAGGCTATGAACTGAATGCCAGTATCGAGCTCTCCAAACGCAGCATTAAGATCGTCAAACCTAAATTCAACACCTTTCGAACCGGTCATACCGAAAGTAAAAGCAATCATTGA